One Mucilaginibacter ginkgonis genomic region harbors:
- a CDS encoding TonB-dependent receptor produces the protein MVKVYFAYFSKNITDRPKLVGFCLLIALTVQTFTVQAQKDTTKLSEVKINADVLKKQYPTPSQQISNADFKKYAALTVADIASNLAGVNTKDYGGIGGLKTISVRSLGANHTGVLYDGVLLNDAQNGQIDIGKFNLYDIQSITLYNGQQPDIVQPARAFASASVLDIKTIRPQLTALKPYKILLGVNGGSFGLINPYIQYQQRVSSKWAYVINANYTGANGKYKYKVAGDGSDTLATRINSDVTSFQTDGALYWTKSDSNKFKLQFNYYTSDRGLPGPVIFYNPLSVQRLQNHDLLIQSSYEYVAPNSLHLLVNSKYSQNYLYYTDPSFLNATGGLNEHYTQHEFYQSVSVGYNLLPNWQVAYASDAALTNLFADVYTYAFPTRLALYNVFSSDVSLGRFKLQGSLLNNYIHDRVQSGTAAQSQSVFTPTIAASFNPFQRSGFQVRAFYKDVYRYPTFAEQYYYAIAPRNLKPERVKQYDLGATWQKTFNGLFSDVAFTADAYYNNIDNKIIYLPTRSPETPSVTNLGKVDIRGLDATFKTHLVPAKEWLVSVNATYTYQDAVDVTNPTDSYYLNQIPYTPKNLVTLNGGVSHKNLGLYYTLNTSSSRYYTSNNEPQYFLPAYSVSSASLIYSSQNKHYPYTASVEVNNLFNENYQVIRSYPLPGRSYRLSIQITI, from the coding sequence ATGGTAAAGGTGTACTTCGCTTATTTTTCAAAGAACATAACCGATCGACCCAAATTGGTCGGATTTTGCCTGCTTATAGCGTTAACCGTTCAAACGTTTACCGTTCAGGCCCAGAAAGACACAACCAAACTGAGCGAGGTTAAGATCAATGCCGACGTCCTTAAAAAGCAATACCCCACACCAAGCCAGCAAATTTCAAACGCAGATTTTAAGAAGTATGCCGCCCTTACAGTTGCCGACATTGCAAGCAACCTGGCAGGTGTAAACACCAAGGACTACGGCGGCATCGGCGGACTAAAAACAATTTCAGTACGCAGCCTTGGCGCAAACCATACCGGTGTTTTGTATGATGGTGTGCTGTTAAATGACGCGCAAAACGGGCAGATAGATATCGGCAAGTTTAATCTGTATGATATTCAAAGCATTACTTTATACAATGGACAGCAGCCCGACATTGTGCAGCCTGCACGGGCGTTCGCGTCGGCCAGCGTGCTGGATATCAAAACCATCCGCCCGCAGCTTACAGCATTAAAACCTTATAAAATATTGCTGGGTGTTAACGGCGGATCATTCGGTCTCATCAACCCCTATATTCAATATCAGCAGCGTGTGAGTAGCAAGTGGGCTTACGTAATCAACGCGAATTATACCGGTGCCAACGGAAAGTATAAATACAAAGTTGCGGGCGATGGCTCGGACACTCTGGCTACCCGTATCAACAGCGACGTAACATCTTTTCAAACAGATGGCGCGCTTTACTGGACAAAATCCGACAGTAACAAATTTAAACTACAATTTAACTATTACACCAGCGACAGGGGATTACCCGGTCCGGTGATCTTTTATAATCCACTGTCGGTGCAGCGTCTGCAAAATCACGACCTGCTTATCCAATCATCATACGAATATGTTGCTCCTAATAGTTTGCATCTGCTTGTTAACAGTAAATACTCGCAAAACTACTTATACTATACCGACCCAAGCTTTTTGAACGCAACAGGCGGCCTCAATGAGCACTATACACAGCATGAATTCTACCAATCCGTTTCGGTTGGTTACAACCTCTTACCCAACTGGCAAGTAGCATACGCTTCAGACGCTGCTTTAACTAACCTGTTTGCAGACGTTTATACATACGCGTTCCCAACCCGGTTGGCGCTTTACAATGTATTCTCTAGTGACGTTTCTTTAGGCCGTTTTAAGCTGCAAGGCTCATTGTTGAACAATTACATCCATGACCGTGTACAATCAGGAACGGCAGCGCAAAGCCAATCGGTATTTACACCAACCATTGCCGCAAGCTTCAACCCGTTTCAAAGATCAGGATTTCAAGTAAGGGCTTTTTACAAGGATGTGTACCGGTATCCAACATTTGCAGAACAATATTACTATGCCATCGCTCCGCGTAATTTAAAACCAGAACGGGTGAAACAGTACGATTTGGGCGCTACATGGCAGAAAACGTTTAATGGCTTGTTCAGCGACGTAGCCTTTACAGCGGACGCTTATTACAACAACATCGATAATAAAATAATTTACCTGCCAACGCGATCGCCCGAAACACCATCTGTTACCAATTTGGGTAAAGTTGACATAAGGGGCCTGGATGCTACTTTTAAAACGCACCTCGTTCCGGCGAAAGAGTGGCTAGTTTCCGTAAATGCTACTTACACCTATCAGGACGCAGTTGATGTAACCAATCCGACAGACAGCTATTACCTTAACCAAATCCCTTACACGCCTAAGAATTTAGTCACGCTCAATGGTGGGGTAAGCCATAAAAATTTAGGATTATACTATACACTCAATACATCATCTTCGAGGTATTACACCAGCAACAATGAACCACAATACTTTTTGCCGGCGTATAGCGTGAGCAGCGCCTCATTAATTTATTCATCACAAAACAAGCACTATCCTTATACCGCTTCAGTTGAAGTAAACAACCTTTTTAACGAAAATTACCAGGTGATAAGAAGCTATCCATTGCCAGGCAGGTCATACCGTTTATCTATTCAAATAACTATTTAA
- a CDS encoding ribonucleoside-diphosphate reductase subunit alpha, whose amino-acid sequence MFVAKRNGNKESVKFDKITARVQKLAYGLSPLVDPIDVAKKVIEGLYDGVTTTELDNLAAETAASLTTKHPDYALLASRIAVSNLHKNTIKSFSDTMRLLYNYTDEANDRKMPLIAEDIMQVIEENADILDSSIIYDRDFGFDYFGFKTLEKSYLLRLDGKIAERPQHMYMRVAVGIHKNDIESVIRTYNQMSERWFTHATPTLFNAGTPKPQMSSCFLLSMKDDSIDGIYDTLKQTAKISQSAGGIGLAIHNVRATGSYISGTNGTSNGIVPMLRVFNDTARYVDQGGGKRKGAFAVYLEPWHADVFEFLDLRKNHGKEEARARDLFYALWIPDLFMKRVEENGDWSLFCPHEAPGMSECHGEAFEKLYEQYEKEGRARRTVRAQELWFAILDAQIETGTPYLLYKDAANGKSNQQNLGTIKSSNLCTEIMEYTDADEVAVCNLASIALPRFVKDKEFDFEKLYEITYDATKNLNRIIDNNYYPVIEAERSNMRHRPIGLGVQGLADVFIMLRLPFESELAKVLNKNIFETIYFAAMTASKDLAVKEGAYETFKGSPLSQGKFQFDLWGVKPTDRHDWEGLRKAVMKSGVRNSLLVAPMPTASTSQIFGNNECFEPYTSNIYTRRVLSGEFVIVNKHLLKDLVNLGLWNNTMKNNIIAANGSIQHIPEIPSDIKELYKTVWEIKQRSLIDMAADRGAYICQSQSLNLFVDSPNNSKLTSMHFYAWKKGLKTGMYYLRTQAATQAVQFTIEKQGSKEMEPVIQPVAAETSAQMMNDLGSIELTQTSGPSCSMEEGCVTCSS is encoded by the coding sequence ATGTTTGTAGCAAAAAGAAACGGAAACAAAGAGAGCGTAAAATTTGATAAGATAACCGCTCGGGTGCAAAAACTGGCTTATGGATTAAGCCCATTGGTAGATCCAATTGATGTGGCAAAAAAGGTGATCGAAGGTTTGTATGATGGGGTAACCACTACAGAACTGGATAACCTGGCTGCCGAGACGGCGGCGTCTTTAACCACCAAACACCCCGATTACGCTTTGCTTGCCAGCCGTATTGCGGTAAGTAACCTCCATAAGAACACCATCAAGTCGTTTTCAGACACGATGCGCCTGTTGTACAATTACACAGATGAGGCTAACGACCGCAAAATGCCGTTGATTGCTGAGGATATTATGCAGGTGATTGAAGAGAATGCCGATATACTGGATAGTTCTATCATTTACGACCGCGACTTTGGCTTTGATTACTTTGGTTTTAAAACTTTAGAGAAATCATACCTGCTGCGCCTTGATGGTAAAATTGCTGAGCGTCCTCAGCACATGTATATGCGTGTAGCTGTTGGTATACACAAAAACGATATCGAAAGCGTTATCCGTACGTACAACCAAATGAGCGAGCGCTGGTTTACCCACGCTACGCCAACTCTGTTCAACGCAGGTACACCAAAACCACAAATGTCGTCATGCTTCCTGTTGTCTATGAAAGATGACAGCATCGACGGCATCTACGATACATTAAAGCAAACCGCGAAAATTTCGCAGAGCGCGGGCGGTATCGGTTTAGCTATTCACAACGTGCGTGCTACAGGCAGCTACATTAGCGGTACCAATGGTACAAGTAATGGTATTGTGCCAATGTTACGCGTGTTTAACGACACTGCCCGTTATGTAGATCAGGGTGGTGGTAAACGCAAAGGTGCCTTTGCGGTTTATTTGGAACCTTGGCATGCAGATGTTTTTGAATTCCTTGACCTGCGCAAAAACCACGGTAAAGAAGAAGCGCGCGCCCGCGATTTGTTCTACGCGCTTTGGATACCCGATCTGTTTATGAAACGTGTAGAAGAGAACGGCGACTGGAGCCTTTTCTGCCCGCACGAAGCACCGGGCATGTCTGAATGCCATGGCGAAGCTTTCGAAAAATTGTATGAGCAGTATGAGAAAGAAGGCCGTGCACGCCGCACTGTCCGCGCACAGGAATTATGGTTTGCCATCCTTGACGCACAGATAGAGACCGGTACACCATACCTGTTATATAAAGATGCTGCCAACGGCAAAAGCAACCAGCAAAACCTGGGCACTATTAAAAGCAGTAACCTGTGTACAGAGATCATGGAGTACACAGATGCCGACGAGGTTGCAGTTTGTAACCTGGCATCCATCGCACTGCCGCGTTTTGTTAAGGACAAGGAATTTGATTTCGAGAAATTATATGAGATCACTTACGATGCAACAAAAAACCTTAACCGCATTATAGACAACAACTATTACCCGGTTATAGAGGCAGAAAGATCTAACATGCGCCACCGCCCAATAGGTTTAGGCGTACAAGGGTTGGCAGACGTATTTATTATGCTGCGTCTTCCGTTCGAAAGCGAATTGGCTAAAGTGTTGAATAAAAACATCTTCGAGACCATTTACTTTGCCGCCATGACAGCGAGTAAAGACCTGGCTGTGAAAGAAGGTGCTTACGAAACGTTTAAAGGCTCGCCACTGTCACAAGGTAAATTCCAGTTCGATCTGTGGGGTGTAAAACCAACAGACCGCCACGATTGGGAAGGTTTGCGCAAAGCGGTGATGAAAAGCGGTGTACGCAACTCACTTTTAGTTGCACCAATGCCGACTGCGTCTACATCACAGATATTTGGTAACAACGAATGTTTTGAACCGTATACTTCTAACATTTATACCCGCAGGGTATTGAGCGGCGAGTTTGTGATCGTGAACAAGCACTTATTAAAAGACCTGGTAAACCTGGGCTTGTGGAACAACACTATGAAGAATAATATCATCGCGGCTAACGGGTCTATACAGCACATTCCGGAGATACCTTCAGATATCAAAGAACTGTATAAAACCGTTTGGGAGATAAAACAACGCAGCCTGATCGATATGGCCGCCGACCGTGGCGCATACATTTGCCAGTCGCAATCGTTAAATTTGTTTGTTGACAGCCCTAACAATTCTAAACTAACTTCTATGCACTTCTACGCCTGGAAGAAAGGTTTGAAAACCGGCATGTATTACCTGCGTACACAGGCGGCTACACAAGCGGTACAGTTTACCATTGAGAAACAAGGCAGCAAAGAAATGGAGCCGGTTATCCAGCCTGTTGCCGCAGAAACCAGTGCCCAGATGATGAATGACCTGGGCAGCATTGAACTAACCCAAACCAGCGGCCCAAGCTGCTCGATGGAAGAGGGTTGCGTTACCTGTTCTTCATAA
- a CDS encoding ribonucleoside-diphosphate reductase small subunit, protein MQQEEILLKENKDRFVILPINYPKIWEMYKKHEASFWTAEEIDLSGDMKDWNNLNDGERHFISHILAFFAASDGIVNENLAVNFMSEVQLPEARCFYGFQIMMENIHSETYALLIDAYIRDPKEKDRLFHAVETVPCVQRKAEWALRWIENGSFAERLVAFAAVEGIFFSGSFCSIFWLKKRGLMPGLTFSNELISRDEGLHCEFACLLYSMLANKLPEAEVHKIIMDAVVIEKEFVTDALPVDLIGMNARLMQQYIEFVADRWLAELGYSKVYNAANPFDFMEMISLQGKTNFFEKRVGDYQKSGVLAGSNKENQAFSLDEDF, encoded by the coding sequence ATGCAACAGGAAGAAATATTATTAAAGGAAAACAAAGACCGCTTTGTGATTCTGCCCATCAACTACCCAAAGATTTGGGAGATGTATAAAAAACATGAGGCCAGCTTTTGGACCGCCGAGGAAATTGACCTTAGCGGCGACATGAAAGACTGGAACAACCTGAATGATGGGGAACGCCATTTTATTTCGCACATCCTGGCATTTTTCGCGGCAAGTGATGGTATAGTGAATGAAAACCTTGCGGTGAACTTTATGAGCGAGGTGCAATTGCCGGAAGCGCGCTGTTTTTATGGTTTCCAGATCATGATGGAGAACATCCACTCTGAAACTTACGCGCTGCTGATAGACGCTTATATAAGGGATCCTAAAGAGAAAGACCGTTTGTTCCACGCGGTAGAAACTGTGCCTTGCGTACAACGTAAAGCAGAATGGGCACTGCGTTGGATTGAAAACGGTTCATTTGCAGAACGTTTGGTTGCATTTGCGGCGGTGGAGGGCATTTTCTTCTCGGGTAGTTTCTGTTCTATATTCTGGTTAAAGAAAAGGGGCTTAATGCCGGGCTTGACATTCAGTAATGAGCTGATCAGCCGTGACGAAGGCCTGCATTGCGAGTTTGCTTGTTTGCTTTACAGCATGCTGGCTAATAAACTGCCCGAGGCCGAAGTGCACAAGATCATTATGGACGCTGTGGTAATAGAAAAAGAATTTGTAACCGATGCATTACCTGTTGACCTGATAGGTATGAACGCTCGCCTGATGCAGCAATACATTGAATTTGTTGCCGACAGATGGCTGGCAGAATTGGGTTATAGCAAGGTATACAACGCGGCCAATCCTTTTGATTTTATGGAGATGATATCGCTGCAAGGCAAAACCAACTTCTTTGAGAAGCGGGTAGGTGATTATCAAAAATCCGGCGTGCTGGCAGGTTCAAATAAAGAGAACCAGGCATTTTCGCTGGACGAGGATTTTTAG
- a CDS encoding serine hydrolase, with translation MKLIVSILYLLTPCVLLAQAPDTIFIKRLLDENKPLFSHVLQHATHNEVQVIYTRVDRDKNNIPRFTTYTYRLNANRYFYPASTVKLPTAIFALEKLNELKVKGLTMHSTMLTDSSFAAQTKVTMDTSSATGKPSMENYIKKILLVSDNDAYNRIYEFVGREEINEKLKARGINQTRIVNRLAIGDGGENARHTNQIQFYDGDKLIYTKPPLYDPHDYPMQLENMLQGKGYLDRRDSLIMRPYDFTKNNVYPLADQQLVLRKLIFPEAFPAAERYNLTNDQYQFIYKYMSMYPTESKKPTYNHPDYFPAYCKFLFCGGDSSAVIDPNIRIFNKVGDSYGYDIDNAYIVDFKNKVEFFLSAVVQSNEDGIYNDNKYEYATVCLPFLKNLGQVIYWYELGRKKDHLPDLKKFKFPY, from the coding sequence ATGAAACTCATCGTCAGTATCTTATACTTATTAACACCATGTGTATTACTTGCCCAAGCGCCCGATACGATATTTATAAAAAGACTTTTAGATGAAAATAAGCCTTTGTTTAGCCATGTGTTACAACACGCCACACACAACGAGGTGCAGGTGATCTACACGCGCGTAGACCGCGACAAAAACAACATTCCGCGTTTCACTACCTACACCTACCGCCTAAACGCAAACCGCTATTTCTATCCCGCGAGTACGGTGAAACTGCCTACCGCAATATTCGCTTTAGAAAAACTGAATGAACTAAAGGTTAAAGGGTTGACCATGCATTCAACCATGCTGACTGACAGTAGTTTCGCAGCCCAAACCAAAGTTACTATGGATACTTCATCAGCAACCGGCAAGCCTTCTATGGAGAACTATATCAAAAAGATATTACTGGTAAGTGATAACGACGCCTACAACCGCATTTATGAATTCGTTGGTCGAGAAGAGATCAATGAAAAACTAAAAGCGCGTGGAATTAACCAAACCCGAATTGTAAACCGTTTGGCCATTGGTGACGGCGGAGAAAACGCAAGACATACCAACCAGATACAGTTTTACGATGGTGATAAACTGATTTATACCAAACCACCTTTGTATGATCCACACGATTACCCGATGCAGTTGGAGAATATGCTGCAAGGCAAGGGCTATCTTGATCGTCGCGACAGCCTGATCATGCGTCCATATGATTTTACAAAAAACAACGTGTACCCACTGGCCGACCAACAATTGGTGTTGCGCAAACTGATATTCCCGGAAGCTTTCCCGGCCGCCGAACGGTACAACCTTACCAACGATCAGTATCAGTTTATCTATAAATACATGAGCATGTATCCAACTGAAAGCAAAAAGCCGACGTATAACCACCCTGACTATTTTCCCGCTTATTGTAAATTTTTGTTCTGTGGCGGCGACAGCAGCGCAGTTATCGATCCAAACATCCGCATTTTTAACAAAGTGGGCGATTCCTACGGTTACGATATCGATAACGCATACATAGTCGACTTTAAAAATAAAGTGGAATTCTTCTTATCAGCCGTGGTACAATCAAATGAAGATGGTATCTACAATGACAACAAATATGAATACGCCACTGTGTGCCTCCCTTTTTTGAAAAATCTGGGTCAGGTAATTTACTGGTACGAGTTAGGACGCAAAAAAGACCATCTGCCCGATTTGAAGAAGTTTAAGTTTCCTTATTGA
- a CDS encoding SRPBCC family protein — translation MKHQQKNIMAITALQKSITLHGADNHSEPINLNWGERYVSIALGAKLALSGITHIFKHPLTSIIKVGAGGYLLGRGITGHCELYTKLGKSTTEPVNVNIRTSFVVNKPREEVYSFWRKLDNLPLFMNHLESVEVLDEKRSHWVLKLPADVTTISWDAEIVKDEPNEMIGWSSLPDSTIDNAGKIRFQDGVEPGTTLLDVVISYEPPVGGVGFALAHVLNPVFKNMVEKDVRNFKQYMDINVGADI, via the coding sequence ATGAAACATCAACAGAAAAACATCATGGCTATTACAGCATTACAAAAAAGCATAACATTACATGGCGCGGATAACCACTCCGAACCAATAAACTTAAACTGGGGCGAGCGCTACGTATCTATAGCGCTTGGCGCTAAGCTTGCCTTATCGGGCATTACCCATATTTTTAAGCACCCTTTGACCAGCATCATTAAAGTGGGTGCCGGTGGGTATTTGCTTGGCCGCGGCATTACAGGCCATTGCGAGTTATACACCAAGCTAGGCAAGTCTACCACAGAGCCGGTTAATGTGAATATCCGGACCTCATTTGTGGTGAATAAACCGCGAGAAGAGGTCTACAGCTTTTGGAGAAAGCTTGATAATCTACCATTATTTATGAACCACCTGGAAAGTGTAGAAGTATTGGACGAAAAACGCTCGCACTGGGTATTGAAGTTACCTGCGGATGTTACCACCATAAGCTGGGACGCGGAGATTGTAAAAGATGAGCCAAACGAAATGATTGGCTGGAGCTCATTACCGGATTCTACGATTGACAATGCCGGCAAAATACGTTTCCAGGACGGCGTCGAGCCGGGTACGACTTTATTAGATGTAGTGATCAGCTATGAGCCACCGGTTGGCGGAGTTGGTTTCGCGCTTGCGCATGTGCTTAACCCGGTATTTAAAAACATGGTTGAAAAAGATGTCCGTAACTTTAAACAGTACATGGATATCAATGTGGGTGCGGATATATAG
- the rplT gene encoding 50S ribosomal protein L20: protein MPRSVNAVASRRRRKKIMNLAKGYYGSRSKVYTIAKNTVEKGLQYAYRDRKTKKREFRALWIQRINAGARQHGISYSQLMGKLAGKEIGLNRKVLADLAMNHPEAFKAVIDAVK, encoded by the coding sequence ATGCCACGTTCAGTTAACGCAGTAGCGTCGAGAAGACGCCGAAAAAAAATCATGAACCTTGCCAAAGGTTACTATGGTTCACGCAGCAAGGTTTACACCATTGCAAAAAACACAGTAGAAAAAGGTTTACAGTATGCATACCGCGACCGTAAAACCAAGAAAAGGGAATTCAGGGCTTTATGGATCCAGCGTATCAACGCGGGTGCACGCCAGCACGGTATCTCTTACTCACAATTAATGGGTAAGTTGGCCGGTAAAGAAATTGGTTTAAACCGTAAGGTTTTGGCCGATTTGGCGATGAACCATCCCGAAGCTTTCAAAGCAGTTATCGACGCTGTAAAATAA
- the rpmI gene encoding 50S ribosomal protein L35 — MPKMKTNSSAKKRFKLTGTGKIARKNAYKSHILTKMSTKRKRALGHTSLVSDADMGNVKRMLCIGK; from the coding sequence ATGCCAAAAATGAAAACCAATTCCAGTGCAAAAAAGCGCTTTAAGCTTACTGGAACAGGTAAAATTGCAAGAAAGAACGCATACAAAAGCCACATCTTAACCAAGATGTCTACAAAACGTAAGCGTGCCCTTGGCCACACCAGCTTAGTATCTGATGCGGATATGGGTAATGTTAAACGTATGCTTTGTATCGGTAAGTAA
- the infC gene encoding translation initiation factor IF-3, giving the protein MALNKPNFNRGPRPPFKKKEAEHNINQFIRAQEVRLVGDNVETGVYSLRDALAIAEQQELDLVEISPNAVPPVCKVTDYNKFIYEQKKKLKEIKNNAKQTVIKEIRFGPNTDDHDFEFKLKHAIKFLEAGEKVRAYVHFKGRAIVYKEQGEILLLRFAQALEEVGKVEQLPKLEGKRMFLTVAPKVGKK; this is encoded by the coding sequence TTGGCATTAAATAAACCGAATTTTAATAGGGGACCGCGTCCACCTTTCAAAAAAAAGGAAGCAGAGCATAACATCAACCAATTTATACGTGCGCAAGAAGTACGTTTAGTTGGTGATAATGTAGAAACAGGAGTATACTCGTTGCGCGATGCTTTAGCCATTGCAGAACAGCAGGAACTAGATCTTGTAGAGATATCTCCAAATGCGGTTCCGCCGGTTTGTAAGGTTACAGACTACAACAAATTTATCTACGAGCAGAAAAAGAAGCTTAAGGAGATAAAGAACAATGCCAAGCAAACCGTTATAAAAGAGATACGTTTTGGGCCAAATACAGACGACCACGACTTTGAATTTAAGCTGAAACACGCGATTAAATTTTTAGAAGCAGGCGAAAAAGTTAGGGCTTACGTACACTTTAAAGGCCGTGCCATTGTTTACAAAGAGCAAGGCGAGATACTATTGCTCCGCTTTGCACAGGCTTTAGAAGAAGTTGGTAAAGTTGAGCAGTTGCCTAAATTAGAAGGTAAACGGATGTTTTTAACCGTTGCCCCTAAGGTTGGTAAGAAGTAG
- the thrS gene encoding threonine--tRNA ligase, producing MINITLPDGSVRQYDKGITSMQIAQSISEGLARNVLAAEVNGQVWDAERPIETDSNVKLLTWNDEAGKSTFWHSSAHLMAEALEALYPGTKFGIGPAIETGFYYDVDFGDQEFSSDHFKQIEDKMLELAKAKEEFIRKPVSKADAIEYFTEKGDEYKLDLIKDLPDGSITFYSQGGFTDLCRGPHIPNTGFIKAVKLMNTAGAYWRGDETRKQLTRIYGVTYPKQSELQEYLRVIEEAKKRDHRKLGKELELFAFSEKVGMGLPLWLPKGTALRERLTNFMQRAQVKAGYEQVISPHIGHKNLYVTSGHYEKYGKDSFQPIKTPQEGEEFFLKPMNCPHHCEMYKVKPRSYKDLPVRFAEFGTVYRYEQSGELHGLTRVRGFTQDDAHLFCRPDQVKDEFKKVIDLVLYTFGALGFDNYTAQISLRDPDNKGKYIGSDHNWHLAEKAIIEAAEEKGLKTVVELGEAAFYGPKLDFMVKDALGRKWQLGTIQVDYNLPERFELEYTGSDNLKHRPIMIHRAPFGSLERFVAVLIEHCAGNFPLWLSPDQFIILPISEKFEDYANNLSNELKNSDIRGLIDFRDEKIGRKIRDAEIKKIPYMLIVGEKEAAEGTISVRKHGVGDLGSLTIEEFKQQIIKETTV from the coding sequence ATGATTAACATTACACTTCCGGATGGTTCCGTGCGTCAGTATGACAAGGGAATCACTTCCATGCAAATTGCACAATCCATTTCAGAGGGCCTTGCCCGCAATGTTTTAGCCGCCGAGGTTAACGGCCAGGTTTGGGATGCTGAGCGCCCTATCGAAACCGACTCGAACGTTAAATTACTAACCTGGAATGACGAGGCAGGAAAGTCTACTTTCTGGCACTCATCGGCCCACCTGATGGCAGAGGCGCTTGAGGCGCTTTATCCCGGCACAAAATTTGGCATAGGCCCGGCTATAGAGACCGGTTTTTATTACGATGTAGATTTTGGCGACCAGGAGTTTTCTTCAGACCATTTCAAGCAAATTGAAGATAAGATGCTGGAACTGGCAAAAGCTAAGGAAGAATTTATCCGCAAGCCGGTGAGCAAAGCAGACGCTATAGAATACTTTACAGAAAAAGGCGACGAATACAAGCTTGACCTTATCAAAGACCTGCCCGATGGCTCCATCACTTTTTATAGCCAGGGCGGTTTTACCGACTTGTGCCGCGGTCCGCATATTCCCAATACCGGTTTTATTAAAGCTGTAAAGTTGATGAACACTGCCGGCGCGTATTGGCGCGGCGACGAAACACGTAAGCAGCTAACCCGTATTTACGGCGTTACTTACCCTAAACAAAGCGAGTTGCAAGAATACTTGCGCGTGATAGAAGAAGCCAAAAAACGCGACCACCGCAAACTGGGCAAAGAGTTGGAGCTTTTTGCTTTCTCAGAAAAGGTGGGTATGGGTTTGCCATTGTGGTTGCCTAAAGGGACTGCTTTGCGGGAGCGCTTGACCAACTTTATGCAGCGCGCGCAAGTTAAGGCAGGTTACGAGCAGGTGATCTCGCCGCATATAGGCCATAAAAATTTGTACGTAACATCCGGCCACTATGAAAAATATGGCAAGGATAGCTTTCAGCCAATAAAAACGCCGCAAGAAGGAGAGGAGTTTTTCTTAAAACCGATGAACTGTCCCCACCATTGCGAAATGTACAAGGTAAAACCACGGTCATATAAAGATTTGCCGGTGCGCTTCGCAGAATTTGGCACTGTTTACCGATATGAGCAAAGCGGTGAATTGCACGGACTAACCCGAGTTCGCGGTTTTACTCAGGATGATGCACACTTATTTTGCCGCCCCGACCAGGTGAAGGACGAGTTCAAAAAAGTGATCGATCTGGTATTGTATACCTTCGGCGCCCTGGGTTTTGATAATTACACTGCCCAGATCTCATTGCGCGACCCCGACAATAAAGGCAAGTACATTGGCAGTGACCATAATTGGCACTTAGCCGAGAAAGCCATCATTGAAGCTGCGGAAGAGAAGGGTTTAAAGACCGTTGTAGAACTTGGTGAAGCTGCATTTTATGGCCCTAAGCTAGACTTTATGGTGAAGGACGCCCTTGGCCGCAAGTGGCAGTTAGGTACAATACAGGTAGATTATAACTTGCCTGAGCGGTTCGAGCTTGAGTACACCGGCAGCGACAATCTTAAACATCGCCCGATAATGATCCACCGTGCGCCGTTTGGCTCGCTCGAACGTTTTGTCGCCGTATTGATAGAACATTGCGCTGGTAACTTCCCCCTGTGGCTATCGCCCGATCAATTTATCATTTTACCGATATCAGAGAAGTTTGAAGATTATGCAAATAATCTTTCAAATGAGTTAAAAAATTCCGATATTCGCGGTCTTATTGATTTTAGGGATGAAAAGATCGGAAGAAAGATCCGGGATGCCGAAATCAAAAAGATACCTTACATGTTAATTGTGGGGGAAAAAGAGGCTGCAGAAGGCACAATTTCTGTAAGGAAACATGGCGTTGGCGACCTTGGAAGTTTAACCATAGAAGAATTTAAACAACAAATAATAAAAGAAACAACAGTTTAA